Proteins co-encoded in one Kribbella solani genomic window:
- a CDS encoding transcriptional repressor produces MPTVDELQGLLRAAALRVTRPRLAVLAAVYGFPHADTDSIIGAVRNDLPEVSHQAVYDSLHTLTAAGLVRRIQPLGSVARYESRVGDNHHHAVCRTCGAIADVDCAVGHAPCLTASEDNGFVIDEAEVIYWGQCADCSRRT; encoded by the coding sequence GTGCCGACGGTGGATGAGCTCCAGGGGTTGTTGCGTGCGGCGGCGTTACGGGTGACCCGGCCGCGGCTGGCCGTGCTGGCCGCGGTGTACGGGTTCCCGCACGCGGACACCGACTCGATTATCGGTGCCGTACGCAACGACCTGCCGGAGGTGTCGCACCAGGCCGTGTACGACTCGCTGCACACGTTGACGGCAGCGGGCCTGGTGCGGCGGATCCAGCCGCTGGGGTCGGTGGCGCGGTACGAGTCGCGGGTCGGTGACAACCATCACCACGCGGTCTGCCGGACCTGTGGCGCGATCGCCGATGTCGACTGCGCGGTCGGGCACGCACCCTGCCTGACCGCGTCCGAGGACAACGGTTTCGTCATCGACGAGGCCGAGGTCATCTACTGGGGACAGTGCGCCGACTGCTCACGCCGTACCTGA
- the katG gene encoding catalase/peroxidase HPI, with protein MSENHEPLPGEASEQSRGGEAGATAGGCPVNHGQGVHPTSGNANREWWPNQLNLKILAKNPAVSNPLGADFDYAAEFKKLDLAAVKADIAEVLTTSQDWWPADFGNYGPLMIRMAWHSAGTYRIHDGRGGAGAGQQRFAPLNSWPDNGNLDKARRLLWPVKKKYGQKISWADLLVLTGNVALETMGFKTFGFAGGREDVWEPETDVYWGPETTWLDDKRYSGDRDLQRPLGAVQMGLIYVNPEGPNGNPDPVAAARDIRETFARMAMNDEETVALIAGGHTFGKTHGAGPAENVGAEPEGAPIEQQGLGWKSTYQTGKGKDAITSGLEVTWTTKPTQWTNDFWEILFGYEWELSKSPAGANQWVAKNAEAIIPDAHGGPNKLPTMLTTDLSLRFDPIYEPISRRFKDNPDEFADAFARAWYKLTHRDMGPVARYLGPEVPSEVLIWQDPLPAIDHELIGDADVTALKAAIAASGLSVAQLVSTAWASASTFRGSDKRGGANGARIRLQPQAGWEVNNPDELAQVLRTLEGIQQSFGKPVSLADLIVLAGGVGVEIAAKNAGHDIVVPFTPGRTDATAEQTDADSFAALEPVADGFRNYSGKGNPLPAEYLLLDRANLLTLSAPELTVLVGGLRVLGANYDGSKHGVLTDNPGTLTNDFYVNLLDLGTEWHATDDGQETFEATVDGKVKWTGTRADLVFGSNSELRAVAEVYATDDAAPKFVTDFVAAWHKVMELDRFDLR; from the coding sequence ATGTCCGAGAACCACGAGCCACTGCCCGGCGAGGCCTCCGAACAGAGCCGCGGCGGCGAGGCCGGCGCCACTGCCGGTGGCTGCCCGGTGAACCACGGTCAGGGCGTGCACCCGACCAGCGGAAACGCCAACCGTGAATGGTGGCCGAACCAGCTCAACCTGAAGATCCTGGCCAAGAACCCGGCCGTCTCGAACCCGCTCGGCGCGGACTTCGACTACGCCGCCGAATTCAAGAAGCTGGACCTGGCCGCGGTCAAGGCCGACATCGCGGAGGTGCTGACCACCTCGCAGGACTGGTGGCCGGCCGACTTCGGCAACTACGGCCCGCTGATGATCCGGATGGCCTGGCACAGCGCCGGCACGTACCGGATTCATGACGGCCGCGGTGGCGCCGGGGCCGGGCAGCAGCGGTTCGCGCCGCTGAACAGCTGGCCGGACAACGGCAACCTGGACAAGGCCCGCCGGCTGCTCTGGCCGGTGAAGAAGAAGTACGGCCAGAAGATCTCCTGGGCCGACCTGCTGGTGCTGACCGGCAACGTCGCGCTGGAGACGATGGGCTTCAAGACGTTCGGCTTCGCGGGCGGCCGGGAGGACGTCTGGGAGCCGGAGACCGACGTGTACTGGGGTCCGGAAACCACCTGGCTGGACGACAAGCGCTACTCCGGCGACCGTGACCTGCAGCGTCCGCTCGGCGCGGTCCAGATGGGTCTGATCTACGTGAACCCGGAAGGCCCGAACGGCAACCCGGACCCGGTCGCCGCGGCCCGCGACATCCGCGAGACGTTCGCCCGGATGGCGATGAACGACGAGGAGACCGTCGCGCTGATCGCCGGCGGCCACACCTTCGGCAAGACCCACGGTGCCGGCCCGGCGGAGAACGTCGGCGCCGAGCCCGAGGGCGCGCCGATCGAGCAGCAGGGCCTGGGCTGGAAGAGCACCTACCAGACCGGCAAGGGCAAGGACGCGATCACCAGCGGCCTCGAGGTCACCTGGACCACCAAGCCGACCCAGTGGACGAACGACTTCTGGGAGATCCTGTTCGGCTACGAGTGGGAGCTGAGCAAGAGCCCGGCCGGCGCCAACCAGTGGGTGGCGAAGAACGCCGAGGCGATCATTCCGGACGCGCACGGTGGCCCGAACAAGCTGCCGACGATGCTGACCACCGACCTGTCGCTGCGGTTCGACCCGATCTACGAGCCGATCTCGCGCCGGTTCAAGGACAACCCGGACGAGTTCGCGGACGCGTTCGCCCGGGCCTGGTACAAGCTGACCCACCGCGACATGGGTCCGGTCGCCCGGTACCTCGGTCCGGAGGTTCCGAGCGAGGTGCTGATCTGGCAGGACCCGCTGCCGGCCATCGACCACGAGCTGATCGGCGACGCGGACGTGACCGCGCTGAAGGCGGCGATCGCGGCCTCCGGCCTGTCGGTGGCGCAGCTGGTCTCCACCGCGTGGGCGTCGGCGTCGACGTTCCGCGGCAGCGACAAGCGTGGTGGCGCCAACGGCGCGCGGATTCGCCTGCAGCCCCAGGCCGGCTGGGAGGTCAACAACCCGGACGAGCTGGCGCAGGTGCTGCGTACGCTCGAGGGTATCCAGCAGTCGTTCGGGAAGCCGGTTTCGCTGGCCGACCTGATCGTGCTCGCCGGTGGTGTCGGGGTGGAGATCGCCGCGAAGAACGCCGGCCACGACATCGTCGTACCGTTCACGCCCGGCCGGACGGACGCGACCGCGGAGCAGACGGACGCGGACTCGTTCGCCGCGCTCGAGCCGGTCGCGGACGGTTTCCGCAACTACTCCGGCAAGGGCAACCCGCTCCCGGCCGAGTACCTGCTGCTGGACCGCGCCAACCTGCTCACGCTGAGCGCGCCGGAGCTGACCGTCCTGGTCGGCGGCCTGCGGGTCCTCGGCGCGAACTACGACGGTTCGAAGCACGGCGTACTGACCGACAACCCGGGCACGCTGACGAACGACTTCTACGTCAACCTGCTCGACCTCGGTACCGAGTGGCACGCGACCGACGACGGTCAGGAGACCTTCGAGGCGACCGTCGACGGCAAGGTCAAGTGGACCGGTACCCGCGCCGACCTGGTCTTCGGTTCGAACTCGGAGCTCCGGGCCGTGGCCGAGGTGTACGCGACCGATGACGCCGCGCCGAAGTTCGTCACGGACTTCGTCGCCGCCTGGCACAAGGTGATGGAGCTCGACCGCTTCGACCTGCGCTGA
- a CDS encoding GuaB1 family IMP dehydrogenase-related protein produces the protein MRFHHDREPAGDLTFSDVFLVPNRSGVASRLDVDLSTSDGTGASIPIVAANMTAVSGRRMAETIARCGGLAVLPQDIPVDVVSEVVGWVKQRDPVHDTALVLPPTGTVGEALALLPKRNHGAVIVVDDGQPVGVVTEVDCSGVDRFTQLDAIMSRELLTLPAGIDPEAAFGLLHDGRHRLAPVVDAAGQIVGILTRERALRATLYDPALDAAGKLTVAAAIGMNGDAEQKAKALLDVGVDVLVLDTAHGHQERMLEVVERVRALGPKVPIVAGNVVTAEGVTDLANAGADIIKVGVGPGAMCTTRMQTAVGRPQFSAVLECAAKARELGKHVWADGGVRHPRDVALALAAGASSVMIGSWFAGTYESPGDPHRDNQGRIYKESFGMASARAVRSRTVEDSPFQRARKSIFEEGISSARMYLDPDRPSVEDLLDSIVSGIRSSCTYVGAANLAEFHDRAVVGLQTAAGYAEGKPLDTSW, from the coding sequence ATGCGGTTTCATCATGATCGGGAGCCGGCTGGTGATCTGACCTTCAGTGACGTCTTCCTGGTACCGAACCGGTCCGGTGTGGCGTCCCGGCTGGATGTGGATCTGTCCACGTCGGACGGGACCGGCGCGTCGATTCCGATCGTCGCGGCGAACATGACCGCGGTGTCGGGGCGGCGGATGGCGGAGACGATCGCGCGCTGTGGTGGGCTCGCGGTGCTGCCGCAGGACATCCCGGTGGATGTGGTGTCGGAGGTGGTCGGTTGGGTCAAGCAGCGGGACCCCGTACATGACACCGCGCTGGTGCTGCCGCCGACCGGGACGGTGGGGGAGGCGCTCGCGCTGCTCCCGAAGCGAAACCACGGCGCGGTGATTGTGGTCGACGACGGCCAGCCGGTCGGGGTGGTGACCGAGGTCGACTGCTCCGGCGTCGACCGGTTCACCCAGCTGGACGCGATCATGTCCCGGGAGCTGCTGACCCTGCCTGCTGGGATCGACCCGGAGGCGGCGTTCGGCCTGCTGCACGACGGGCGGCATCGGCTGGCGCCCGTGGTGGACGCGGCCGGCCAGATCGTCGGCATCCTGACCCGGGAGCGCGCGCTCCGGGCGACGCTGTACGACCCGGCCCTGGACGCGGCCGGCAAGCTGACGGTCGCCGCCGCGATCGGGATGAACGGTGACGCCGAGCAGAAGGCGAAGGCGCTGCTCGACGTCGGCGTCGACGTACTCGTCCTGGACACCGCGCACGGTCATCAGGAGCGGATGCTCGAAGTGGTCGAGCGGGTCCGGGCGCTCGGTCCGAAGGTACCGATCGTGGCCGGGAACGTGGTCACCGCCGAAGGCGTCACCGATCTGGCCAACGCCGGCGCCGACATCATCAAGGTCGGGGTCGGGCCGGGCGCGATGTGTACGACCCGGATGCAGACCGCCGTCGGCCGGCCGCAGTTCTCCGCCGTACTGGAGTGCGCGGCGAAGGCCCGTGAACTCGGCAAGCACGTCTGGGCCGACGGGGGCGTACGGCACCCTCGGGACGTCGCGCTGGCGCTGGCCGCGGGCGCGTCGAGCGTGATGATCGGATCCTGGTTCGCCGGCACGTACGAGTCGCCCGGCGATCCGCACCGGGACAACCAGGGCCGGATCTACAAGGAGAGCTTCGGGATGGCGTCCGCGCGGGCGGTGCGGTCCCGGACCGTCGAGGACAGCCCGTTCCAGCGGGCCCGGAAGAGCATCTTCGAGGAGGGCATCTCGTCCGCCCGGATGTACCTGGACCCGGACCGCCCGAGTGTCGAGGACCTGCTGGATTCGATCGTCTCCGGCATCCGCAGCTCGTGTACGTACGTCGGCGCCGCGAATCTTGCCGAGTTCCACGACCGGGCGGTGGTCGGGTTGCAGACCGCAGCCGGGTACGCCGAGGGCAAGCCGCTGGACACCAGCTGGTGA
- a CDS encoding LuxR C-terminal-related transcriptional regulator: METDKAAPLRVDAETAIILREAYHKIEALFRTDHYGLYDYVRVVAGKIARVDAFFIGFLHGSRRVRYPYGYDDGAYVSPDTHTFGPNGQTAWLIKHRQTYRFAYDNGSALHAGVPIGDQTRRSADVVTVPIFRAVKDGADQLFGMLSMQSYLPGSYDDNAVRAFEWLAGLVERVLTREGEDKDALRRLPAGDTGPNLLTSDHVVEYLTHRVASIRDIAAEALTEPDLNAAVHTHLTRIIDATEHIQTELIEMLLETDEGPERRFASLTKAQQGVAVLLADGFDNDQLAAELGVSPNTVKTHLSAILRKYGLRSRAQVADDVRRYLAR, encoded by the coding sequence GTGGAAACGGACAAGGCTGCCCCGTTGCGGGTTGACGCGGAGACGGCGATCATCCTGCGCGAGGCGTACCACAAGATCGAGGCGCTGTTCCGGACCGACCACTACGGCCTGTACGACTACGTCCGGGTGGTGGCCGGGAAGATCGCGCGCGTCGACGCGTTCTTCATCGGCTTCCTGCACGGCAGCCGGCGGGTGCGGTACCCGTACGGGTACGACGACGGCGCGTACGTCAGTCCGGACACGCACACGTTCGGGCCGAACGGGCAGACAGCCTGGCTGATCAAGCACCGGCAGACGTACCGATTCGCGTACGACAACGGGTCCGCCCTGCACGCCGGGGTACCGATCGGGGACCAGACCCGGCGCTCCGCCGACGTGGTGACGGTGCCGATCTTCCGGGCGGTCAAAGACGGGGCGGACCAACTGTTCGGGATGCTGTCGATGCAGAGCTACCTGCCCGGCTCGTACGACGACAACGCGGTCCGGGCGTTCGAGTGGCTGGCTGGTCTGGTGGAGCGGGTGCTGACCCGCGAAGGCGAGGACAAGGACGCGTTGCGCCGCCTGCCCGCCGGCGACACCGGGCCGAACCTGCTGACGTCCGACCACGTGGTGGAGTACCTGACGCACCGGGTCGCGTCGATCCGCGACATCGCGGCCGAGGCGCTGACCGAACCGGACCTGAACGCCGCCGTTCACACCCACCTGACCCGGATCATCGACGCCACCGAGCACATCCAGACCGAACTGATCGAGATGCTGCTGGAGACCGACGAAGGTCCGGAACGCCGGTTCGCGAGTCTGACCAAGGCCCAGCAGGGCGTCGCGGTACTGCTCGCCGACGGTTTCGACAACGATCAGCTGGCGGCCGAGCTCGGCGTCAGCCCGAACACGGTCAAGACCCACCTGAGCGCGATCCTGCGCAAGTACGGTCTGCGCAGTCGCGCCCAGGTGGCCGACGACGTCCGGCGGTACCTTGCCCGTTGA
- the proS gene encoding proline--tRNA ligase: MKTTRSVLADQATDFPRWFQDVITKAELADNGPVRGTMVVRPYGYGIWELLQEAMNRRIKATGAENAYFPLLIPESYLRREAEHVAGFSPELAVVTHAGGKELEEPAVVRPTSETMIGEYMAKWVQSYRDLPLLLNQWANVVRWELRPRLFLRTTEFLWQEGHTAHATEEDARAYATRILTEVYRDVMVNLLAIPVLAGRKTRRERFAGAINTMTLEAMTGDGKALQLGTAHELGQNFSRAFDIGYLSREGRRELAWTTSWGSTTRLVGGMIMVHGDNAGLRVPPAVAPVQVVVLAVKDETISAARAIATDLEAAGLRVTLDDRVDQPFGRRAVNWELKGVPIRIELGPRDLAANAATVVRRLRANGKSTVGLADLVSTVTRAIDDDQVHLLAEASARQAERITPVTTVDDAVEAASSGWASLPYATLGEEGEDRLGESGITVRCLQRPDGSLPIGDNEPDLIAYVARSY; the protein is encoded by the coding sequence ATGAAGACGACCCGTTCCGTGCTTGCCGATCAGGCCACGGACTTTCCGCGCTGGTTCCAGGACGTGATCACCAAGGCCGAGCTCGCCGACAACGGGCCGGTCCGGGGGACCATGGTCGTGCGACCGTACGGGTACGGGATCTGGGAACTGTTGCAGGAGGCAATGAATCGGCGGATCAAGGCAACCGGCGCCGAGAACGCCTACTTCCCACTGCTGATTCCGGAGAGCTACCTCCGCCGCGAGGCCGAACACGTGGCCGGTTTCAGCCCGGAGCTCGCGGTGGTGACGCATGCCGGCGGCAAGGAACTCGAGGAGCCCGCGGTAGTGCGGCCGACCTCGGAGACCATGATCGGCGAGTACATGGCGAAGTGGGTGCAGAGCTACCGCGACCTGCCGCTGCTGCTGAACCAGTGGGCCAACGTGGTCCGCTGGGAGCTCCGGCCGCGACTGTTCCTGCGGACGACCGAATTCCTTTGGCAGGAAGGCCACACCGCACACGCCACCGAGGAGGACGCCCGCGCGTACGCGACGCGAATCCTCACCGAGGTGTACCGCGACGTGATGGTCAACCTGCTGGCAATCCCTGTCCTGGCTGGGCGAAAGACCCGGCGTGAACGGTTCGCCGGCGCGATCAACACGATGACGCTGGAAGCCATGACCGGTGATGGCAAGGCGCTGCAGCTGGGTACGGCGCACGAGCTCGGCCAGAACTTCTCGCGTGCGTTCGACATCGGCTACCTGTCGCGTGAAGGCCGGCGTGAGCTCGCCTGGACGACGTCCTGGGGCAGTACGACGCGCTTGGTCGGCGGCATGATCATGGTCCACGGCGACAACGCCGGCCTCCGCGTTCCGCCCGCGGTCGCGCCGGTCCAGGTCGTCGTACTGGCGGTGAAGGACGAAACGATCAGCGCGGCCCGGGCGATCGCCACGGACCTCGAAGCGGCCGGTCTCCGCGTCACGCTCGACGATCGCGTCGACCAGCCGTTCGGCCGCCGCGCGGTCAACTGGGAGCTCAAGGGCGTACCGATCCGGATCGAACTCGGCCCCCGTGACCTGGCCGCCAACGCCGCCACGGTCGTACGCCGCCTGCGCGCGAACGGCAAATCCACGGTCGGCCTGGCGGACCTGGTCAGTACCGTCACGCGCGCGATCGATGACGATCAGGTGCACCTGCTGGCGGAGGCGTCCGCGCGGCAGGCGGAGCGGATCACCCCGGTCACGACCGTCGACGACGCGGTGGAGGCCGCATCGTCCGGCTGGGCGAGCCTGCCGTACGCCACGCTCGGTGAGGAAGGCGAGGATCGCCTCGGCGAATCGGGTATCACGGTCCGCTGCCTGCAGCGCCCGGACGGTTCGCTTCCGATCGGCGACAACGAGCCGGACCTGATCGCGTACGTCGCCCGGTCGTACTGA
- a CDS encoding NADP-dependent isocitrate dehydrogenase: MTDSTIIYTHTDEAPALATYSFLPVVQAYAGQAGVGVQTRDISLAGRILAVFPEYLQEDQRIADALTELGELAKTPAANIIKLPNVSASVPQLKAAIAELQAQGYALPEYPDEPKTDAEREVQARYDKVKGSAVNPVLREGNSDRRAPASVKNYAKTHPHRMGAWSADSKTNVATMDTDDFRGTEKSVVIAADDTLRIELAGDDGTTTVLRESIPVLAGEVVDASVLHVAALREFLTAQVAQAKADDVLFSVHLKATMMKVSDPIIFGHVVRAFFPKTFAQYGDVLAKAGLTPNDGLGGILHGIATLPEGAEIKASFDAELADGPKLAMVDSDKGITNLHVPSDVIVDASMPAMIRTSGHMWGPDGEEHDTLAVLPDHSYSGIYQAVLDDCRANGAFDPATMGSVPNVGLMAQKAEEYGSHDKTFEIQTTGTVRLVNAAGAAVLEQAVSAGDIFRACQTKDAPIQDWVKLAVNRARATGDPAVFWLDETRAHDARIIAKVQTYLFEHDTEGLDIRILAPVDAIKVSLERIRRGENTISVTGNVLRDYLTDLFPILELGTSAKMLSIVPLMAGGGLFETGAGGSAPKHVQQLVKENYLRWDSLGEFFALAASFEHLAQSTGNARAQILADTLDRATATFLNEDKSPTRRVGGIDNRGSHFYLSLYWARELAKQTDDADLAKAFAPLAEKLAANEQTIVDELIAVQGTPADLGGYYQPDPAKAAAIMRPSKTWNEALASL; this comes from the coding sequence GTGACTGACTCGACGATCATCTACACCCACACCGACGAGGCTCCGGCGCTCGCCACGTACTCGTTCCTCCCTGTCGTCCAGGCGTACGCCGGCCAGGCCGGTGTCGGCGTGCAGACGCGGGACATCTCACTGGCCGGCCGTATCCTCGCGGTCTTCCCCGAGTACCTCCAGGAAGACCAGCGGATCGCGGACGCGCTGACCGAGCTCGGCGAGCTGGCCAAGACGCCGGCGGCGAACATCATCAAGCTGCCGAACGTGTCCGCCTCGGTGCCGCAGCTGAAGGCGGCGATCGCCGAGCTGCAGGCCCAGGGGTACGCCCTGCCGGAGTACCCGGACGAGCCGAAGACCGACGCCGAGCGCGAGGTCCAGGCCCGGTACGACAAGGTGAAGGGTTCCGCGGTGAACCCGGTGCTGCGCGAGGGCAACTCGGACCGCCGCGCGCCCGCCTCGGTGAAGAACTACGCGAAGACCCACCCGCACCGGATGGGTGCCTGGAGCGCCGACTCGAAGACCAACGTCGCGACGATGGACACCGACGACTTCCGCGGTACCGAGAAGTCGGTGGTGATCGCGGCCGACGACACGCTGCGGATCGAGCTGGCCGGCGACGACGGCACCACCACGGTGCTGCGCGAGTCCATCCCGGTGCTGGCCGGTGAGGTCGTGGATGCGTCCGTACTGCATGTGGCCGCGCTGCGCGAGTTCCTGACCGCGCAGGTCGCCCAGGCGAAGGCCGACGACGTGCTGTTCTCGGTGCACCTGAAGGCCACCATGATGAAGGTGTCCGACCCGATCATCTTCGGTCACGTCGTCCGGGCCTTCTTCCCGAAGACGTTCGCGCAGTACGGCGATGTGCTCGCCAAGGCCGGCCTGACCCCGAACGACGGCCTCGGCGGCATCCTGCACGGAATCGCCACGCTGCCCGAGGGCGCCGAGATCAAGGCTTCGTTCGACGCCGAGCTGGCCGACGGCCCGAAGCTCGCGATGGTCGACTCGGACAAGGGCATCACCAACCTGCACGTCCCGTCGGACGTGATCGTCGACGCGTCGATGCCGGCCATGATCCGTACCTCCGGCCACATGTGGGGCCCGGACGGCGAGGAGCACGACACCCTCGCCGTGCTGCCGGACCACAGCTACTCCGGCATCTACCAGGCGGTCCTCGACGACTGCCGCGCGAACGGCGCGTTCGACCCGGCCACGATGGGGTCGGTGCCGAACGTCGGCCTGATGGCGCAGAAGGCCGAGGAGTACGGCTCGCACGACAAGACGTTCGAGATCCAGACCACCGGCACCGTCCGGCTGGTGAACGCTGCCGGTGCGGCGGTGCTCGAGCAGGCTGTCTCGGCCGGCGACATCTTCCGCGCCTGCCAGACCAAGGACGCGCCGATCCAGGACTGGGTCAAGCTGGCCGTCAACCGGGCCCGGGCCACCGGCGACCCGGCAGTGTTCTGGCTGGACGAGACCCGGGCGCACGACGCGCGGATCATCGCGAAGGTGCAGACGTACCTGTTCGAGCACGACACCGAGGGCCTGGACATCCGGATCCTGGCGCCGGTGGACGCGATCAAGGTGTCGCTGGAGCGGATCCGCCGCGGCGAGAACACCATCTCGGTGACCGGCAACGTGCTGCGTGACTACCTGACCGATCTGTTCCCGATCCTTGAGCTCGGTACCAGCGCGAAGATGCTGTCGATCGTGCCGCTGATGGCCGGTGGTGGTCTGTTCGAGACGGGGGCGGGCGGTTCGGCGCCGAAGCACGTACAGCAGCTGGTCAAGGAGAACTACCTGCGCTGGGACAGCCTGGGTGAGTTCTTCGCGCTGGCCGCGAGCTTCGAGCACCTGGCCCAGTCGACCGGCAACGCGCGGGCGCAGATCCTCGCCGACACCCTGGACCGGGCCACCGCCACGTTCCTGAACGAGGACAAGTCGCCGACCCGTCGCGTCGGCGGGATCGACAACCGTGGCAGCCACTTCTACCTGTCGCTGTACTGGGCGCGGGAGCTGGCGAAGCAGACCGACGACGCCGACCTGGCGAAGGCGTTCGCGCCGCTCGCGGAGAAGCTGGCCGCGAACGAGCAGACCATCGTCGACGAGCTGATCGCCGTCCAGGGCACCCCGGCCGACCTCGGCGGCTACTACCAGCCCGACCCGGCCAAGGCAGCCGCCATCATGCGCCCCTCCAAAACCTGGAACGAAGCCCTGGCTTCGCTCTAG
- a CDS encoding pentapeptide repeat-containing protein, translating into MKIAAPRVRTQLDSVLPEEIDDEERLLDLALEDIDLSDLEAEHVELGGCRLTRCKLAGSDLDKLIVVDTELTQCDVANARWSDAALTRVTITASRMIGFSGPGASFQHVTVRDTVLDFASFRFAKFHKVELTDCRLQNADLVSAELTGAVFRRCDLSGVEFSQVKAAKAVFVDCTWDGAKGLGSLAGATVAASSPIDTLAFTSAVTVAAGIHLAHPDDLNGA; encoded by the coding sequence GTGAAGATTGCCGCGCCTCGTGTCCGTACCCAGCTCGACTCCGTGCTGCCGGAGGAGATCGACGACGAGGAGCGGCTGCTCGACCTCGCCCTCGAGGACATCGACCTCAGCGACCTGGAGGCTGAGCATGTCGAGCTCGGCGGCTGCCGCCTGACCCGCTGCAAACTGGCCGGGTCGGACCTGGACAAGCTGATCGTGGTCGACACCGAGCTCACCCAGTGCGACGTCGCCAACGCCCGCTGGTCGGACGCGGCGCTGACCCGCGTCACGATCACGGCGTCCCGGATGATCGGGTTCTCCGGGCCCGGCGCGAGTTTCCAGCACGTGACGGTCCGGGACACCGTGCTGGACTTCGCCTCGTTCCGGTTCGCCAAGTTCCACAAGGTGGAGCTGACCGACTGCCGGCTGCAGAACGCCGACCTGGTCTCCGCGGAACTGACCGGCGCGGTGTTCCGGCGCTGCGATCTGTCCGGCGTGGAGTTCTCCCAGGTCAAGGCGGCCAAGGCGGTGTTCGTCGACTGTACCTGGGACGGCGCGAAGGGCCTCGGCTCGCTGGCCGGCGCGACGGTCGCGGCGTCCTCCCCGATCGACACCCTCGCGTTCACCAGCGCGGTCACGGTCGCGGCCGGTATCCACCTGGCACACCCCGACGACCTCAACGGCGCCTGA